A single region of the Arthrobacter sp. V1I7 genome encodes:
- a CDS encoding carbohydrate ABC transporter permease produces the protein MTTTTAPPAGAQTGTPQPGSPRRRGKRSPGEGRMAAMLLSPTILVLALVIVYPLLSAVHQSLFRAESGVDADGFVSDVESFVGLANYADLFVGESGRRFLNAFANTTFFTVTTVFLETVLGLCLALAMNRAFRGRSFLRASILVPWAVPTAVSGLLWRWIFQSDGIANTLLGSEILWTAEGNASKVAVIIAEVWKTAPFIGLLVLAGMQIIPGEVYEAAKIDGAGWWRQLGSITLPLVKPTLLVAVLFRMLDALRMFDLPFVLVGPGKESVETLSMLAWDESNQLRYGSASAFAVMLFLYVAVVAIVFVKVLGADVTGAKELKLLSKKSRTKATRTQKAEATR, from the coding sequence ATGACGACGACCACCGCCCCGCCCGCCGGCGCGCAGACCGGCACGCCCCAACCGGGCAGCCCGCGCAGACGCGGCAAACGCTCCCCCGGCGAAGGCCGCATGGCCGCGATGCTGCTCTCCCCCACCATCCTGGTGCTGGCCCTGGTGATTGTGTACCCGCTGCTGTCCGCGGTGCACCAGTCCCTGTTCCGCGCCGAATCCGGCGTGGACGCGGACGGCTTCGTCTCCGACGTGGAATCCTTCGTGGGCCTGGCCAACTATGCCGACCTCTTCGTCGGCGAATCCGGCCGGCGCTTCCTCAACGCCTTCGCCAACACCACCTTCTTCACCGTCACCACGGTGTTCCTCGAGACCGTCCTGGGCCTCTGCCTGGCCCTCGCCATGAACCGCGCCTTCCGCGGCCGGTCCTTCCTGCGCGCCAGCATCCTGGTCCCGTGGGCCGTCCCCACCGCCGTCTCCGGCCTGCTGTGGCGCTGGATCTTCCAGTCCGACGGCATCGCCAACACCCTGCTCGGCAGCGAGATCCTCTGGACCGCCGAGGGCAACGCCTCCAAGGTCGCCGTCATCATCGCCGAAGTCTGGAAGACCGCGCCGTTCATCGGCCTGCTGGTCCTCGCCGGCATGCAGATCATCCCCGGCGAAGTCTACGAGGCCGCCAAAATCGACGGCGCCGGCTGGTGGCGCCAGCTCGGCTCCATCACCCTCCCGCTGGTCAAGCCCACCCTGCTGGTCGCCGTGCTGTTCCGCATGCTCGACGCGCTGCGCATGTTCGACCTGCCCTTCGTGCTGGTCGGCCCCGGCAAGGAATCCGTGGAGACCCTCTCCATGCTGGCCTGGGACGAATCCAACCAGCTCCGCTACGGCTCCGCCTCCGCGTTCGCCGTCATGCTCTTCCTGTACGTCGCCGTCGTCGCGATCGTGTTCGTGAAGGTCCTCGGCGCCGACGTCACCGGCGCCAAAGAACTGAAGCTGCTCTCAAAGAAGTCCCGCACCAAGGCAACCCGCACCCAGAAGGCCGAGGCCACCCGATGA
- a CDS encoding ABC transporter substrate-binding protein has product MRQRRRTWQTLLATTASLTVAAVALTGCGGTATEAKSTPKAAAASFEGKGPINYVSNRDASGAANKSIEEWNAAHPEEKVTFIELPDSADQQRQQLIQNAQIKSDTFSVLNLDVVWTSEFAANKWILPLPEDAVPTDKMIPATVNAATYRDSLVGAPYYTDGALFYFRSDLLKAAGIAAPPKTWDEMKTACKAILALPEAAGMSCYTGQFDKNEALTVNFSEAVASAGGTVVDADGKPTVDTAEAKKGLNLLVDGFKEGLFPSDAITYLEEQGRRAFQDGKLVFMRNWPFLHASLSATDGSSKVAGKFDITSIPGTDGPGVSTLGGRSLAISPFTPNKATALEFVKFFTSEEQAQKRLALSSRAPVYATLFADPAVVAKRPFFPTLLTSLNNAQPRPKVVQYGATTKAIQEEAYAAITGTKDTDTALNDMQAKLTELTK; this is encoded by the coding sequence ATGAGGCAGCGCCGCCGCACCTGGCAGACTCTACTCGCCACCACCGCATCCCTGACCGTCGCCGCCGTCGCCCTCACCGGCTGCGGCGGGACCGCCACGGAAGCGAAGAGCACTCCGAAGGCCGCCGCCGCGTCCTTCGAGGGCAAGGGCCCCATCAACTACGTCTCCAACCGCGACGCCTCAGGTGCCGCGAACAAGAGCATCGAGGAATGGAACGCCGCCCACCCGGAGGAGAAGGTCACGTTCATCGAACTGCCGGACTCCGCGGACCAGCAGCGCCAGCAGCTCATCCAGAACGCGCAGATCAAGTCGGACACCTTCAGCGTGCTGAACCTGGACGTCGTCTGGACCTCCGAGTTCGCCGCCAACAAGTGGATCCTGCCGCTGCCCGAGGACGCCGTCCCCACCGACAAGATGATTCCCGCTACGGTCAACGCCGCGACGTACCGGGACTCCCTGGTCGGCGCCCCGTACTACACCGACGGCGCCCTGTTCTACTTCCGCTCCGACCTGCTCAAGGCCGCCGGCATCGCCGCCCCACCGAAGACCTGGGACGAGATGAAGACCGCCTGCAAGGCCATCCTGGCCCTCCCGGAAGCGGCCGGCATGTCCTGCTACACCGGCCAGTTCGACAAGAACGAGGCCCTTACGGTCAACTTCTCCGAGGCCGTCGCCTCCGCCGGCGGCACCGTGGTGGACGCCGACGGCAAGCCCACCGTCGACACCGCCGAAGCGAAGAAGGGCCTGAACCTGCTGGTGGACGGCTTCAAGGAAGGCCTCTTCCCCTCCGACGCCATCACCTACCTCGAAGAGCAGGGCCGCCGCGCGTTCCAGGACGGCAAGCTGGTCTTCATGCGCAACTGGCCCTTCCTGCACGCCTCCCTGAGCGCCACGGACGGCTCCAGCAAGGTGGCCGGCAAGTTCGACATCACCTCCATCCCCGGCACCGACGGCCCCGGCGTCTCCACCCTCGGCGGCCGCAGCCTCGCCATCTCGCCGTTCACCCCGAACAAGGCCACGGCACTGGAGTTCGTCAAGTTCTTCACCAGCGAGGAGCAGGCCCAGAAGCGCCTCGCGCTCAGCTCCCGCGCCCCGGTGTACGCCACCCTGTTCGCAGACCCCGCCGTCGTCGCCAAGCGCCCGTTCTTCCCCACCCTGCTGACCTCGCTGAACAACGCCCAGCCGCGGCCCAAGGTGGTCCAGTACGGCGCCACCACCAAGGCCATCCAGGAAGAGGCCTACGCGGCCATCACCGGAACCAAGGACACGGACACGGCCCTGAACGACATGCAGGCCAAGCTCACCGAGCTGACCAAATAG
- a CDS encoding carbohydrate ABC transporter permease, translating to MTISDLRKAAADSGATEATAAVVDSSSKAGRPKAKRTWRSYAVYAGLALIFGYCLAPFYWMLVSSLRRTADIFDNTLLPAPFSLENYAKVFDGSTMFGQALLNSLIVAGTTTVFALVLGVFAAYAISRLNFRFKSVILGVIIATSMFPGISVVVPLLRLFTDIGWINTYQAMIVPNLSFAIPLAVWNLTTFMKALPFDLEEAAMIDGCTKWQAFRRVLLPLAAPGVFTTAILTFIHSWNEFIIALSMINDPKIQTATVAISKFTGATEFQAPFGEQMAAGVLVTVPLVIMVLIFQRRIVEGLTAGASK from the coding sequence ATGACCATCTCCGACCTCCGCAAGGCCGCCGCCGATTCCGGCGCAACCGAGGCGACGGCCGCCGTCGTCGACAGCTCCTCGAAAGCAGGCCGGCCCAAAGCCAAGCGCACCTGGCGGTCCTACGCGGTCTACGCCGGCCTGGCGCTGATCTTCGGCTACTGCCTGGCCCCGTTCTACTGGATGCTGGTCTCCAGCCTCCGCCGCACCGCCGACATCTTCGACAACACCCTGCTGCCGGCGCCGTTCTCGCTGGAGAACTACGCCAAGGTGTTCGACGGCTCCACCATGTTCGGCCAGGCGCTGCTGAACTCCCTGATCGTCGCCGGCACCACCACGGTGTTCGCCCTGGTCCTCGGTGTCTTCGCCGCCTACGCGATCTCCCGGCTGAACTTCCGCTTCAAGTCGGTGATCCTCGGCGTCATCATCGCGACGTCGATGTTCCCCGGCATCTCCGTCGTCGTGCCGCTGCTGCGCCTCTTCACGGACATCGGCTGGATCAACACCTACCAGGCCATGATCGTGCCGAACCTGTCCTTCGCGATCCCGCTCGCGGTCTGGAACCTCACCACCTTCATGAAGGCCCTGCCGTTCGACCTCGAAGAAGCCGCCATGATCGACGGCTGCACCAAATGGCAGGCGTTCCGGCGGGTCCTGCTTCCGCTCGCGGCGCCGGGAGTCTTCACCACCGCGATCCTGACCTTCATCCACAGCTGGAACGAATTCATCATCGCGCTGTCCATGATCAACGATCCGAAGATCCAGACCGCCACGGTCGCGATCTCCAAGTTCACCGGCGCCACCGAATTCCAGGCGCCCTTCGGCGAACAGATGGCCGCCGGCGTGCTCGTCACCGTACCGTTGGTCATTATGGTGCTGATCTTCCAGCGGCGGATCGTCGAAGGCCTCACCGCGGGCGCCAGCAAATGA